TGACCGGCTTAACCCAGGACGCCAAGCGCACCGTCATCAAATTTATTATAGAAGCTTACTACCTGACTGATGATGAAAAGAAGATAGCATGCGAGATCATACGTGACGCAGGTGGAGACTTCGTTAAAACATCGACAGGCACCGCTGCGGGCGGAGCGACGATAGAAGATATACGTCTGATCCGAAATGTGGTCGGGTCCGATATCGGCGTCAAGGCCGCGGGCGGCATCCGCACCACAGCGCAGGCAATGGAAATGCTGGATGCGGGCGCAAGCAGGATAGGCACATCCAGCGCAGCCGCTGTCATTGATGGATACGTGCCGGAGGACTATCTGGAAAGCGCCGGACGAAGGCGCAGCAGTTGAGTGATCTGCAGTTAACCTCCAGGTAAGATACCTGGAGGTATAAAATGGAGAGGCCGTGACCGAGAAGCAATCAAAATGGGCTGAAAATGACTACGCCGACCAATCGTTTGATGAGATGGACCTCTCCGAGACCAATTTCGTGCGGTGCACGTTTGTCCACTGCCGATTTGTCGATACGCGTCTGAGCGAAGCCAAGATGACCGGGTGCCGGTTTGAGGAGTGCGATTTCTCGCGCGCCAGGCTGAATGCCTCGACCTTTTCAGATTGCTCGTTCGCAGGCTGCACGTTTACTAATGCCGACTTCTTCATGTCCATCTTCGAAAACTGCAGCATGCTCGGCTCCACGTTCGCGGATGCAAAGCTGAGTGGAATCACAATCACTGGCGGAAACTGGTCGTGGGTGAGTCTGCGCTTTCAGGATTTGCATGGTCTTGACCTGCACGGCATTAATCTCACGGAGGCTGACCTCTACAGCACAGACCTCACAAAGACAGACCTTCGAGATGCAGACCTCACCAGAGCCAACCTGAACAAGGCCAAATTAGAAGAGGCCGACTTGCGCGGCGCAGCCATATCAGGTGTCAACCTGCTCGACGCAAACATAAAGGGCACTCGGATGGATATAGCCCAGGCGGTCCATTTTGCAAGGTGCCACGGGGCGAATGTCGAGTGATCTTGGAGAATAAGTAAATGAAATACGACTTCAATGCACAGATAAAACTACTGGAAGGTAAAATAAAGTGGAGTGTTATATACTTTCCACACCCGGCGCAGGAACATTTTGGGACCAACGGAAGGGTTAATGTAAAGGCTGTTGTGGATGGTCATGAGTTTGATACTACTCTGCTGCCTTCACGCAATGGGCATTATCTCATTTATAACTCAGGTATGAAGAAGGCTGTAGGTAAAAAATTGGGCGATAATGTCCGGGTAATGCTTGAGAGATGTGAGCAAAAGCGTGAGGTCACAATCCCTGACTATATTTCAGTTGCCTTGAAAGAACACTCTGCATTTGACAGTTTTCTGAAGATGCCGGACTATATGAAACGTGAGGAAATAAGCAAAATCGAATCTGCGCAGCATGATGAGACAAAATCAAAACGTTTGCACACACTGATTGCAAAACTTACTGATAAACGTCCTGCACCATAACTCAGATGGGCTGTCAACTCATACTCAATTTCGTCGACGACTAACCTTTACATTCTCGTTATTGGCATGGTGTGCATATTGCAAGCCCGTTCGGGTTATGGTATACTTTTTATGGTCGTCGGGGTGTGGCTCAGCTTGGTAGAGCGCTCGGTTCGGGACTGAGAGGTCGGAGGTTCAAATCCTCTCACCCCGACCATAAACCCTCTTGCTCATAGACGTATGGGCGAGAGGGTTTTACTTTTTTTGCATAAAAACAAACAAAAGCCGGGCACAGTGGCATTACAGACACTTGCGCCCGGCATTGTCATGATGTCGTGATGAGGTATCTAAAGGGGAGTAAAGATAACCTCACCTAAACATCTTTTGTAAAAAAACCGGTATCTGGTTTCCTGGTACAAATACCGGGTGCGGCCTATGCAGCCACCCTCCTTTCACTCGATTTGCCGACATGCTCCTCATGTTTAGAGAAGCTGTCGATATCCTTCAATGTAAGCACCTTGTCGAGATCCACCAAGATCACCAGACGGTTCTCCTGCTGACCCACCCCGCGCAGATAATCGGCTTCTATCGACGATATCACCGATAGTGGAGGCTGGACGGCCCCGGCGGGAAGCATAAGTGTCTCGACTACGGCATCTACAATCATACCTATCATTTGACCACCGGCCTCAACCACCATAATTCTGGACGCCTTGGTCTGTTCACCCGGGGGCAGGCCAAATCGTTTCCTTAAGTTGATCACGGGAATAATACTGCCCCTGAGATTAATAACTCCGTCAACATACTCCGACGCCATTGGAATAGTTGTGATCTCCTGCATTCGGATAATCGTGCTTACTGTGCTGATATCAACTCCATAGCACTCACCTGCCAGTTCGAATACTACTAACTCCTCACATTCGTCGGCTGCAACATATGTCTCTTCGCTAATCATGCTTGTCTCCTATTTACGCAGCTTTCTGATGTCGCGTTGAAGCCACACGCCCGGAAATATCCTGCAGTGAGCCTGTGCTGGGACTATCGTCTAGTTTGAACTGTGAGACCAGCGACTGCAGTTCGCGAGCCATACCGGCGAGTTCTTCGGCGGATGCATTGAGTTCCTCCGCTGCCGTATTCTGTTCTTCGGTAGCAGCCGACACCTCTTCAGCAGATGCTGCGTTCTGCTCGCTCAAAGCGGCAACTTGCTCAATCTGATGAACGACTTCGGCCGATGACGCACTCATCTCCTGGGCGGCGGCAGTAGTTTGCTGGGTCACTGACGACACATTCTCGATGGCTTTCACAATATCGGCGCTGGAACCGCTGACATGCTGAGTGTCCACAGAAATCTGATGTATTTCCGAAACAATTCCCGCCACAGCATTCTGAATATCCTTTAAGACCTCACCTGCATGACCGGCGAGTTCGGTTCCCTCGGCCACTTCCTTGCTGCTATCGTTCATTGCTTCAACAGCAGACTTTGTCATATCCTGAATATTACTGATAAGATCGGCGATCTCACCAGTGGCTTTTGATGATCTCTCCGCAAGCTTTCTCACCTCGTCCGCCACGACAGCAAATCCTTTACCATGCTCACCAGCTCTAGCCGCTTCGATAGCAGCATTAAGAGCAAGCAGGTTTGTCTGCTCAGCTATGTCGTCAATTGTCTCAACGATTGTGCCGATCTGCTGCGAACTGTCGCCGAGTTGGCGGACCATTTCGGCAACCTTTTCAGTAGCTTCCCTGATCCTCTCCATGCCGCCGACTGTTTCGGCTACCTCTTTGCCGCCGGTTATCGCAATATCACTTACATGCTTGCCATTGACTGCAGACTCCTGTGATAGATTTGCGACTTCCTCTATAGATGCACTGATCTGCTGAACGAGCCCGACCGTATTCTCAACGTACTTGGCCTGAGACTGAGCGCCGGATGCAACCTCATCAATGGCACGACCAAGTTGTTGCATCGCATCTGAGCTTGATTGTGCTGTTTGTGACTGCTCCTGGCTGCCTGTAGCCACCTGCCCAACAGTATCCATTATCTGCTGGGTGCCTTGTGTGACATCTTTTGAAATGGCGGATAATTCATGCGAAGATGAAGCCACAATCTCCGCACTGTGCTTGACATTTCCGACAACGCTGCGCAACTCCTCTATCATCCTCTGAAAACTTGCGAACAATAAGCCAATCTCATCCTGTGAAGCACTCTTCAAATTTAGCCTAAGGTCTCCACCAGCTACTCTTTCTGCAGCTTCAGCAATCTCACTGACTGGCCTGGAAATACCGGATGATATAAGCAAGCCAAGCCCAATAGCCGCGATAATGCCTACAGTCATCAGCACAAACACAATCTCTAAAACACCTTTGGCGGTAGAGCTGTTTGAGACGGATGTTTGATGCGCCTGAGATATTTTCATATTGAGCATATCATCAATGGCTTCGCGCTCTTGCTTTGTTGCAATAGCTGCAGGGCCATTGATAATTCGAATAGCTTCGGCGTTCTTGCCCTGAAGCGCATACTCAATGATTTTGTCTCTAGAAGGAGCAAATGCTCGCCGCGCCCGCTGAAAACGGCCAAAATTATCCCTCATCTTATCGGTGAAAATGGTCTTGCCATATTCATCGCTAAGATCATTGATCCTGGCTGTAAGGTCGCGAATTTTGCTTGCACACTTAGTGCGCTCCTCAAGATTGCCGGCCATCACCATATTTCGCAGATCCATATGAATTTCATAAAAAGTAATTGCCATATTGCTGAGTTGAGAAATCGGCGCCGTCATATGAACATACATCTTCTTGTCCTCGTCAGCAACTTTTCTAATGCCTGATATGCCCACAAATCCGATAACACCGGCAATCAACGCTACCAGAACAAAACCCGATAACAATTTGGTCCTAATCTTAAGATTACAAAATCGCATAACTTATTTCTCCCTATAAATTGAGACACATGGTCATATTTGTCAAATGACTGCGTCCACTCAACTATGGCTCTGTATTCGGCTGTTATTTCTATCATCGGAAACATAAATCGATAATTGTTTAACGGTATTCCGTGAATTTGCAAGAAACATGCTGCCGGAAACATAATAAAGAGGCTGTGAACATCCAAAGATCATGCTGGATGGGTGCAAGAGGCTGCAAACCAATCAGCGCCGCACTGATCAATCGTTAACACTATAACTACATACAACAACAGAATATGAGGCCATAACCATGCAGACAAAGATGACCGCGCAAACTAAGATATCCGTTTATGTGATTGATAAATATCCGATTATAAACTGGGCTATAAGAGAATACCTCTCACAACACAATCGATTTTCAGTTCTTGGTTTCGCTGCGTCTGCCGATGAAGCCATGGCTTCAATAAAACTGAAGAAACCTGATGTGGTGGTTGGTACACCGCAAATAACTCTGAAAAATCTAGAGGCAATCACTAACATTGTAAGATTGGGCGCGCAGGTAATAGCATACTGCGATGTCATGACAAAAGACATGATAGAGGCGTTTTGGGATGCGGGAGGCCTCGGAGTTGTTACTATATTATCGCCTCTGGATGATCTGGAAAAGGCTATAGAGTCTGTAGCATGCGGAAAAAAGTGGATAGCCCCCTCATTACGTGCTTCTTTTACGATAGAATCAGATCAAGAAGAAGCATCGCTTACAAACAGAGAGCGCGAAATTGTTGCGCTGGTCGCTCAAGGGCTCAGCAGCAGAGTAATAGCAGACAGGCTGTTTATAAGCGTCAACACAGTTGAAAGCCATAGAAAACGTATATTCAAAAAGCTGAATGTGCACACCTGTGCGCAGTTGGTTCGCTACGCTGTCAAAGAGAAGTTGATATTAGAACCCCGGTAAGCATTACAACCCACCCCAGGCATCCAATCCACAATCCTCTTGCATACACTAAACATCAACGCTATTATTAACATCATGAAGCCTGAGAGCAAGACAGCACTCATAGCGATCTGCTTCGCGCTGGGGATATTGGCAGCGGCCTGTATGCACCCCATCATATGGACTTCTATCGCGTTTCTTACAGTAATCGGGCTTTACATATTCGCAAAGACATTATCGCGCGAGAGTGTGCTTATAGCCGCGACTGTATTTGTCATAGGCGCGGCTTATTACCAATTGAACACGCAAATCCCCGACGATGACATATCCCGCTATGTGTTTCGAGCAAGAGCGTTTGAGGGTGTGGTCGCGTCAGACCCGGAGACGAGTGAGGACAAAATACGTTTGATCTGCCGCGTTAAACGTGTCCAGATACACTGCGAATGGCGTTACGCAAGTGGACTTGTCATGCTAAACCTCTACCCCGGCAAAGACGGAAATGCGCCAAAACTCGAATACGGCGACCGCGTCAGGATCAGCGCCGTCCCCTACCCGCCCAGAGACCCGACCAACCCCGGACAGTTCTCGTGGCGGCAGTATCTGGCAAGGCAAAACATATACTCCTGCGCATATGCAAGTGCATCCCAAGTGCGAATACTCAACGGCGCATCGGGTAATATATTCGTGTCGGCTGCGCTCAGGGCAAAGCATTACATCGTAAAGAGCATATACCGAATCACACCCGAACGCGAGGCATCCGTGATCGCAGGTATGGTGCTGGGCACATACTCATACCTGCCGCGGCAGACACTCGCCAACTTCGGCAAGACAGGCACCATGCATTTACTTGCGGCATCCGGCTTCAATTGTTACATAATCCTGCTGCTTGCCACGCCCCTGCTCAGGCGCATCAAGATAATGCCTAAGGGGCGCAACATAATTATTATTATTCTGGTGATAGCATACTTGTTTATGGTCGGGCCGAAGCCGTCGCTGGTCCGCGCATCGCTGATCGCAATTTTCTATATGCTCGCGCCGCTCTTTAAGAAGACACCTAATATCAGGGTTCTGTTCTTTGCAACCGGGCTTGTTGTGCTTGCGATCAATCCGTCGTATCTCTTCGATGTCGGTTTTCAGCTCTCGTTTCTTGCGGTGTGGGCGCTGATATCAATCGCGCCTGTGGTCGAATCACTCCTTGCGCACGCCGGTCTCGTTCCGGCAAAGTGTAAGAATCAAGCAAGTCGACCAGCCTGGCTGCGTAAGATATCGACAGAAATCGCTGGGGCAGGTATCGCCACGCTGAGCGTCACGGTCTTTACTGCACCGGTGATCGCATATTACTTCAACTATTTCTCACTCGTCTCTCTACCCGCGAACATGGCTCTTGCGCTTGGTGTTCCACTTGTATTTGCCGCCGGAATGCTGGCACCTGTCTTCGCGCCAATACCTATTATCGGAGGGCTGGTCGGGTGGTTGGGCACGATTGTGACAAAGGGGATGCTGGCTGTAGTCGACTATCTCGGGTCGTGGGATCACAGCTCGATCGCAGTCTCCTCGCCGGGGCTCCTGGCAATCGCGGGATACTATCTGATATTATATGTGGCGTTGAGTTATGTGAGGTCCGACATTGAGAAGTGATAAAAGGCTCCTGATAATCATTGTCGCCGTATTGGCAGCAGTCGGCATATGGGCGAGCGCGCTGCTGCCCAGCGGGAAAACACTGGATGTCACGGTGATGGATGTCGGCGAAGGGCTGTGCGTGGTCATGCGTACGCCTTCGGACAAAGTTATGGTAATGGACTGCGGGACCGGCAGTTGGCGCAAGAGCGACACTGTCGGCGAAAGCGTTGTGGTGCCTTATCTACACAGGATGGGCAAGAATGCGATAGATGTGGCCGTGTTGAGCCATCCGCACTCAGATCATGTCAGCGGCTATGCGGGTCTGCTAAAAGCCGTACCGGCAAAAGTAGTCATGGACATCGGGGCAAAGCATGCGTCGCCTTTCTACAAACGCTTCCTAAGGCAGGTCAAGATGAGCGGGGCGACTTATCGAATCGCCAAGCGCGGGCAGAAGATCGAGATGGGCGACGGCGTTACAGTCCAGGTCCTAAGCCCCGATCCCGAGATGCACTACAGCGACCTAAACAACAACTCGATCGTGCTGAGGATTGTATACAAAAAGGCGGCAATACTCCTCGCGGCGGATGCAGAGGAAGAGGCCGAGCAGGATATTCTTGACTCAGGTATGTCCGTTCGAGCGCAGGTGCTGCAGGTGGGCCATCACGGCTCAAAAGCTGCATCGTCCGCACAGTGGCTGGCCGCGGTAAAGCCAGCAATCGCCATTATCTCCTGCGGACGCCATAACAACTACGGTCACCCCTCATCACAGGCCATCGACAGGCTGGAATCGTGCGGAGCGCGAGTATACCGCACGGACAGATGCGGAGCCGTCACAATTGCCACCGACGGCAGCGTTATTCAGGCAAAAACCTGCGCATCTATCCGGTAAACTTTACGTTTTTGCATCCCTCACTCTTGTCTTGAAGCGTAATACAGCCATAATTACCATTGTAGACCGTGCTGGCAATATCAGAGGAGACTGTCTTAATGGAACTTGTCGACATCTCAAAAATAGCACCCGCTGCCGATCAGCCAAGGAAAACATTCGATCAGGGCTCTCTGCTCGAACTGGCAATGTCCATTCGAGAGCGTGGTGTGCTTGAGCCTATCGTAGTACGTCCGGTAGGGCCGGATAAATATGAAATAGTGATGGGAGAACGCCGCTGGCGTGCGTCGCAGTTGGCCGGATTAACTCAGATACCGGCTGTAATACGCGAACTCAATGATGAGGACGCCAGCACTGACGCCCTTTTAGAGAACTTCCAGCGCGAGGATTTGAACCCGGTCGAGCGGGCCAGGGCGATTAAGAAATTGCTGGAGTTTATGCCGTGGGAGAAGTGCTTGAAGACACTAGGTGTGGCCGACTCCACCATGCGCAGATACCTGGACCTGCTGGAGCTTCCAGAATGCATTCTCGATGAGCTTCTGGCAAAGCCGAAAGACGGCGAGGGTGAATTCCTGGAGGGACACGCTTACGCCATAAAGCAGCTCAATGACAACCAGAAAGTACAGATCAGGCTCGCGAAAAAAGTAAGAGCCGAGCGCCTCTCGGTGGAAGAACTTAAGAAGATAATAGGCGCCATCAACGAAGTGCCTTCGAAGACCGAGGCTTTCCTGCGCGTTCCATTAAATGTGACAGAGGAGATTCTGCGCGGCGTCGCCAGGCAGGAAAGAAAGAAAGCCGCATATCGGCCAAAGACGGCTCAGTCTCACCTCAAGCTGATTCAAAAGGCATGCACCGGAGTGCTGGACCTGCTCGACGACCGCGTGTCGCAATACCTCTCGCCGACAGAGATGAACCAGATGCTCAGCGCAACGGCGGACCTCGCCGAGCAGCTTGTTAAATTCAATAAGACCATGCGCGAGTCTCTGCAAAAGACGGACCGCCAGTTCAAGGAAGTCTATATCCACTGCCCGCTGTGCGGCAGAATAGAGCTTATCGGCAGCATACGATGCAGTGTGTGCTGGAGTGTTTTAAGACGGTGCCTTGACTGCGAAAACTACGATCAGAGCTATCAGAAATGCACAAGAAGCGGCTACGCTATCTACATGTCCGACGCGGAAAGCCCGGACGAGCAGTCACACTCATATAAGTGTGAAGATTACACCCCACGATTCGATGTAGAAGCTGCGGCATAATTAAGTTATGGGTTATGGGTTGTGAGTTGAGAGTTGCGAATGACGATACGCTTACTTGTCAGGCTCTACGCTCGCATAACCCATAACTCGTAACCCACAACTCGTAACCCACAACTCGTAACTCCCTTAACATACGCTTAACTCTCGCGTAACGGCGCCGAAACATTGATTGCCCTATACTATAGTTCAGTATTTCTCTTTCGCCGGTTTTCCTGCTCCTACAGTAAGCGAGAAAATCGGCGAAAAAAGGCAGCAGACAATTGATGGGTAAGGATCTCCGAATCCGGCTATTCGAGCAAATGTTGCGGGGTTCGGAGACCACAATTCGGCATTAAGGTGACGATTCGGAGATCGTCACCTATCAGGCGTTCACATTTTTGTAATTCGCGCGTTAGCCCTGATGTCACCCCTAAAGGCGCTGGACATGACAACAGATCAAATATATAATGGTTCAGGTGGAGCAACAAAGCTCCTGAAAATGACTATGCCCAGAATCCTTGTTCTTGGAAAGAATGAACGCGATTTATCATCCATTGCCGCCTCGGTCGCGGGACTGAGTCATTTCGTTACGTCAGCGTGGGATGTTGACTCGCTGTCGAATGCCGTCGCAAACGGCAGCCCCGAGATCGTGATACTGGATATGCGCAGTGGTGAAAATGCTCTGCCATATGCCAAAGACCTTGTTGCCAACTATGATCAGGTGGCTGAAGCTCCCAGGATGGCAGTGATCGAGAACATAGACGCCAAAGAACTGCAGTCCAGATATCTGGATGATTTCATTCTCTACCCCTATGAAGCATCTGAACTCGCTCTGCGTATTGCGCGATTGCTCGCAAAAGGCCAAAGTGCAAAAGAAGGCAAACAAATTACCGCCGACGGCCTTGTGATCGACACGGAGAGCTTTGAGGTCACCGTCGAAGGCAGGCAGCTTGCATTGACTTTCAAGGAGTTCGAGCTTTTAAGGTTCCTGGCAGCCCATCCGGGCCGCGTTCATACCCGCGAAGCGCTTTTGAACCAGGTCTGGGGATATGAATACTTTGGCGGGCTGCGCACAGTAGACGTGCACGTCAGACGAATCCGCGCAAAACTCGGGATCAAGCACGATAACCTCATTCAGACTGTCCATGGGGTCGGGTATAAGTTCGTTACTTGATAGAGAGTTTAACATCATTTCGCGGGAACTCACGCTAATGGAGGGGTTGCGCCCTCACCCTGACCCTCTCCCCCAGGAGAGGGAATGTGTGTGGTGACTGGTTTGGGCTCTAAGCTCTCCACTCTCCACTTTTAGCTATCCCAAGGGAGGCATAAACATGGCCGACAGAGGCAAAGAATGGGTTCTTAAAGCATGCCAGGACAAGGGTGTCGAATTTATACGGATGTGGTTTACGGACATTCTTGGCCAGATGAAGAGTTTCGCGATCACCATCGAGGAGCTTGAAGGCGCGCTCGATGAAGGAATGGGGTTCGACGGCTCGTCTATCACCGGGTATCAGGACATACAAGAGAGCGACATGATCGCAATGCCCGATCCGTCCACATTTACTCTCCTGCCATGGCGGCCGTCGGAGAAGTCGGTCGCGAAAATGTTCTGCGATGTCATGACCCCCGAAGGCGAGCCTTATGTGGGAGACCCCCGCTTCATTCTCAAGAGAACAATGAAAAAAGCCGCGGCCATGGGCTTTTCGTTCTATGTCGGCCCCGAGCTGGAATATTTCTACTTCAAGAACAGCTCCGGCACCGAGATCCTCGATGAAGGGGGCTACTTCGACCTTACACCGCTTGACGTTGCCTCATCACTCAGGCGCGACACTATTCTTGTGCTGAAAGAAATGGGAATTGGGGTCGAATACAGTCATCACGAAGTCGCCCCGAGCCAGCATGAGATCGACCTGCGCTATGCCGACGCCCTGACCATGGCTGATTCGGCGATGACCTACAGGCTGGTAGTCAAAGAAATTGCGCATGAGCATGGGGTCTACGCAACTTTCATGCCCAAACCGATATTCGGGACAAACGGCAGCGGCATGCATACGCATCAGTCGCTTTTTACCGGCAGCAACAATGCATTCTTCGATGCCAACGATCCGAACCATCTCTCCGACATCGCCAAAAGCTATATTGCGGGGCTCCTCAAGCATGCAAAAGAGATATCGCTGATACTGGCGCAGTGGGTCAACTCATACAAGCGGCTGGTGCCCGGTTATGAAGCGCCGGTATATATCGCGTGGTCGCAGCAAAACAGGTCCGCATTGGTCCGCGTGCCCCTATACAAACCGGGCAAGGAGGTGGCTACCCGTGCCGAACTCAGGTGCCCAGATCCTGCATGCAACCCTTATCTGGCCTTTGCCGTAATGCTTGCAGCCGGGCTTAAAGGAATTGAAGGTAAATACGAACTGCCGCCCGAGATGACCGACAACCTCTATGAGCTTACTGAAGAAGAACGCAAAGAGCGCGGGATCGAGAGCCTGCCGGGAAGCCTTGGAGAGGCTATCGCCGCTGCAGAAAACAGCGAACTGGTAAGGGAAACACTGGGCGACCATGCTTTCGAGCGGCTGATCTGGAACAAAAAGCAGGAATGGGCTGAGTTCAGAAGCCAGGTGACACAGTGGGAACTCAATAAGTATCTGCCTGTGCTCTAATAGACCTGTTATTTTAGTGACTTCAACCCAGGATTCCAGATATTGCTGTCACGCTCAGTTTCAAAAGCTTTTTTGCTCAACCATTTCACATGACCGTCGACATATGATGCGGCAGTTCCGCCGAGATGAATATCGCTGGGCTGATTAGCATCGCCTATGTTTGGATTACGCCAGCAGAAACAGCCATCGTCAATATATTTACGGCCCTCATGGATCAGCAGCAGAACCTTGGTAGGACGCGGGATTGTATCCAAAACAGGTGGCTCATAAATATCATTAGGACCAAGCAGCCAGTTCATAGTATAAGATATTGCGTAATCTTTTAGCGCCACTGTCATGTCGGTTTGAGTAACTCGATTAGGCGCGATGCCTGCATCCGATGGACATTTGTATACAGCAGTATTTCTTACATACTTGAAAAGAGAGCCACGTCGAGGATAAACCTTGTTATAGGCACCAGCTACACAATTGACCCAGTCCACTTGCGATGGAATCCACCCAAAAAACGAACAAGGCAGCCTGCCTCCATTATCATCTGCATACATCCTCATGCCGTTGGAAAGGGTCTTCAAGTTGAACATACAGCTTGTCAGACGCCCCTTGTCCTTAGCATTTGTCAATACGGGGAACAAAACAGCAGCAAGGATCGCAATTATTGCAATTACCACAAGCAATTCGACCAACGTGAAACCCGCACAAATTTTCTTTTGCGCAAACATAACAGCCTACCTCTTTTTATATGTAACTGAACAATTTATTGCTGATTTACGCCTGTCCAACGCTCACTTTCGCTCATTATTCTATCATTTTCGCACATGCGCAGTTTACCTTATATTATGGCATTCAGTCAATACCCTTTGTATGAGCTGTGTATGAGCTGATATCAAATCCTCAATATTTTATGGCGCCGGCAGAATAAGTAGGTTATACTATAGATGGCACATCATAATTACCGGCATATTATATGGCTGACAGCGACATTCGAGCAAGATCACACATGCAAAAACTCTTTCGGGATGGCGACTTGCCTGTTCTCATCTCGTGGAGCACATATGTACCAGAGGCGCATTATCATTCGGAGGTCGAATTCTCCATTGCGCTGAGGGGCAATGGCAGGTATTTTGTAAAAGACACCGCCT
The nucleotide sequence above comes from Armatimonadota bacterium. Encoded proteins:
- the deoC gene encoding deoxyribose-phosphate aldolase; protein product: MFSKEQFAKLMDSTLLRPTATREDITRFCEEAANYHVASVVVFPFWLPVVRRAMAETDVKIATVIGFPFGASGRSVKVFEARTAITNGANELDIVINIGALKSGERNIVESEIKEIVDTSRMTGLTQDAKRTVIKFIIEAYYLTDDEKKIACEIIRDAGGDFVKTSTGTAAGGATIEDIRLIRNVVGSDIGVKAAGGIRTTAQAMEMLDAGASRIGTSSAAAVIDGYVPEDYLESAGRRRSS
- a CDS encoding pentapeptide repeat-containing protein yields the protein MTEKQSKWAENDYADQSFDEMDLSETNFVRCTFVHCRFVDTRLSEAKMTGCRFEECDFSRARLNASTFSDCSFAGCTFTNADFFMSIFENCSMLGSTFADAKLSGITITGGNWSWVSLRFQDLHGLDLHGINLTEADLYSTDLTKTDLRDADLTRANLNKAKLEEADLRGAAISGVNLLDANIKGTRMDIAQAVHFARCHGANVE
- a CDS encoding YdeI/OmpD-associated family protein; translation: MKYDFNAQIKLLEGKIKWSVIYFPHPAQEHFGTNGRVNVKAVVDGHEFDTTLLPSRNGHYLIYNSGMKKAVGKKLGDNVRVMLERCEQKREVTIPDYISVALKEHSAFDSFLKMPDYMKREEISKIESAQHDETKSKRLHTLIAKLTDKRPAP
- a CDS encoding chemotaxis protein CheW, which encodes MISEETYVAADECEELVVFELAGECYGVDISTVSTIIRMQEITTIPMASEYVDGVINLRGSIIPVINLRKRFGLPPGEQTKASRIMVVEAGGQMIGMIVDAVVETLMLPAGAVQPPLSVISSIEADYLRGVGQQENRLVILVDLDKVLTLKDIDSFSKHEEHVGKSSERRVAA
- a CDS encoding methyl-accepting chemotaxis protein; this encodes MRFCNLKIRTKLLSGFVLVALIAGVIGFVGISGIRKVADEDKKMYVHMTAPISQLSNMAITFYEIHMDLRNMVMAGNLEERTKCASKIRDLTARINDLSDEYGKTIFTDKMRDNFGRFQRARRAFAPSRDKIIEYALQGKNAEAIRIINGPAAIATKQEREAIDDMLNMKISQAHQTSVSNSSTAKGVLEIVFVLMTVGIIAAIGLGLLISSGISRPVSEIAEAAERVAGGDLRLNLKSASQDEIGLLFASFQRMIEELRSVVGNVKHSAEIVASSSHELSAISKDVTQGTQQIMDTVGQVATGSQEQSQTAQSSSDAMQQLGRAIDEVASGAQSQAKYVENTVGLVQQISASIEEVANLSQESAVNGKHVSDIAITGGKEVAETVGGMERIREATEKVAEMVRQLGDSSQQIGTIVETIDDIAEQTNLLALNAAIEAARAGEHGKGFAVVADEVRKLAERSSKATGEIADLISNIQDMTKSAVEAMNDSSKEVAEGTELAGHAGEVLKDIQNAVAGIVSEIHQISVDTQHVSGSSADIVKAIENVSSVTQQTTAAAQEMSASSAEVVHQIEQVAALSEQNAASAEEVSAATEEQNTAAEELNASAEELAGMARELQSLVSQFKLDDSPSTGSLQDISGRVASTRHQKAA
- a CDS encoding response regulator transcription factor — translated: MIDKYPIINWAIREYLSQHNRFSVLGFAASADEAMASIKLKKPDVVVGTPQITLKNLEAITNIVRLGAQVIAYCDVMTKDMIEAFWDAGGLGVVTILSPLDDLEKAIESVACGKKWIAPSLRASFTIESDQEEASLTNREREIVALVAQGLSSRVIADRLFISVNTVESHRKRIFKKLNVHTCAQLVRYAVKEKLILEPR
- a CDS encoding ComEC/Rec2 family competence protein, with amino-acid sequence MHPIIWTSIAFLTVIGLYIFAKTLSRESVLIAATVFVIGAAYYQLNTQIPDDDISRYVFRARAFEGVVASDPETSEDKIRLICRVKRVQIHCEWRYASGLVMLNLYPGKDGNAPKLEYGDRVRISAVPYPPRDPTNPGQFSWRQYLARQNIYSCAYASASQVRILNGASGNIFVSAALRAKHYIVKSIYRITPEREASVIAGMVLGTYSYLPRQTLANFGKTGTMHLLAASGFNCYIILLLATPLLRRIKIMPKGRNIIIIILVIAYLFMVGPKPSLVRASLIAIFYMLAPLFKKTPNIRVLFFATGLVVLAINPSYLFDVGFQLSFLAVWALISIAPVVESLLAHAGLVPAKCKNQASRPAWLRKISTEIAGAGIATLSVTVFTAPVIAYYFNYFSLVSLPANMALALGVPLVFAAGMLAPVFAPIPIIGGLVGWLGTIVTKGMLAVVDYLGSWDHSSIAVSSPGLLAIAGYYLILYVALSYVRSDIEK
- a CDS encoding ComEC/Rec2 family competence protein; its protein translation is MRSDKRLLIIIVAVLAAVGIWASALLPSGKTLDVTVMDVGEGLCVVMRTPSDKVMVMDCGTGSWRKSDTVGESVVVPYLHRMGKNAIDVAVLSHPHSDHVSGYAGLLKAVPAKVVMDIGAKHASPFYKRFLRQVKMSGATYRIAKRGQKIEMGDGVTVQVLSPDPEMHYSDLNNNSIVLRIVYKKAAILLAADAEEEAEQDILDSGMSVRAQVLQVGHHGSKAASSAQWLAAVKPAIAIISCGRHNNYGHPSSQAIDRLESCGARVYRTDRCGAVTIATDGSVIQAKTCASIR